The genomic window CAATTGGTTCACCAGTAGCTGGATTGAGTGTATCAAACGTCTTACCAGATGAAGATTTtacaaattcattattaataaataactataaaaaaaaacatcaattaaatcaatatatgaAATAGTGATAGTACAGATAGATACAGATAATGTCataatagtatacctaattatattttataatggtattacattgtattacacattatgatattttatcatacagactattttaatatttagttttaacaaaatagattaaatgttacagtttaatactttatagtttatagatagctttatttataagatataatatcattaaaatcaaaatgccaatcattataatatagctattaaccataatactaattttataataatgatgttatgCTCTGATCTATAGTTTAATTACATCTCATATCATTTGTATAAAACTGTAAacacattcttttttttttgttataaatagtgtatattataaaatatagataatggcTCTCAGTTGTTAGTTATATAGcacaatcaattattatatatattttttatccaaattactttatgtttaaatttgattgcagtatttcatttttattattaaaaattcaatataatatatctcttttgccttatgattttttaaaaaataatcgaagTCTGATGAAAGAGTGGTCTGAACTACaaaatctacaaaaaaaagaagagatatttattaaagggATTTAAACTGAACCTACAAGgacaagacatttttttttgattcaataaataatgcattacAGCTAAccttagtaattataaaaaaagttgtatataatatatttcaaatcttttgggaaaatatttgttttaaatcataattagaaataaaaaccttaactaggtatataaatatatagatgattagataatataaattaaaataactacctattaaaCTCATTGTAAATGAAAATCCTTGTATAAATCATTACAGTATATAgattaggtatgtaatatattataattatagcttagtaatatcaattttactgTAACCTAAGAATgtacattatgtaatatctaaaaatacaactgaaacgtaattatcaaaaaggctcacatttgaaaattaaaatttatcaggaaacttaaaaaactgattttctttttaaattattttctttattttagcaattaattttctatatcaTCACAATATAAAGGAGATGTGAGATgtgttattttgataaaaactcGAGATGGGCACTTTTCGAAATTCACGATTCAACTGTAGTATATCTAAACCTACTATAGACagatacaaaaatttaaaaaaagtatattttagaacTTAGTTTCTCATCTATTGTAATTGcttaaaccataaaaataaataaatatagaaatataacacTTCATTTTGAAATACACATTAAtggttaagtttaaaattataaaatacctatataaataaagacaGTAGGAACTAGTAATTACTAGTCCAttcattctaaaataattgataattactacaaaataaGATCATCACAAAATCACATATGTTTGTCTTTATAATGGATATAAAAGTAcagtatctataattttaattaatggatcagaatttaaaaaaaaaaggcacTTAGGCACCAATTCAACAATTTCTCAGACATACACTATCATGGTatgggtattttttttcatgaacaaatttttttataggtaactAGTTATTATTCTGTGATAATAGTTATGGTCGcaaaaaaacttttgttaCATGTCTATTACTAGAGCAAACAGACGTGGCaacaagttatataataatagctattATTAGTAACAACTAACAAGTGATTACCTCAGTGTACTTGATCGGCGGGTTGACTATCGGTTTAGGGGCACTGCTGGCGAAACATTTTTGCACCACCGGAAGTGTGGAACCGGAAATCTTGTTCATCAACCGAAACATTTTTGCCGGATGCGAGTATAATGaaagaaaacttaaaatatcaggTCCGCTAACCAGTTTGTTTCGACAGGAGAATTGGGCACCGACTCGCTCAAAGTACGTCTGACTACTAACTAGTAACTAGTTTATTGGTCTGAAACTGAGAGACCGTAAAAgtgtaaaactaaattaaataaaaaccgaCAATTGGTGTTTGACGTTCTGGTGGTTAAGGTGCAGTGCGCGGTACGTATATACTTTAGAGCAGTAGTCGTGTACAAGGCCGAACAAGTAACAACCGGCATCAATATTATCAGTTTATCACAGTATTATcactattatcatttaaaacctTATCAACTGTTAACAAcgctgtttttgttttttgttaatacgttggaaatttaaatattataatttaatataccttttttaatttaaatttttgttttgacgcttttttgtattaatttttaatcaagtttATTAGTAAGgataagtttttgaaatatttttttatttccttgtgtattttgtttgataatatacattttgttatattttttggataCTAGTTGTAGCGTACCTATACTTAATGAGAATTGAGAgtgtatgtagtatgtacatttaacatttttattatttttttaaattatgttaattgtaatgttatgattttgtgaattttaaaattcaagatttgaattggtttttatttttacctatacgttattttattgtaattattaatttacctatagtacctatgttattttataatccattataatatattaatatgtaatataaataatataaataataatacatgtaatgtctataacaattgttttatgaattataaaagttgaaatttgatttttttttatgtttacctatattttcttttattgtcatttatttatttataaatattgcaatttgaaatgtattagaTTCTggacggagtgatgaatgtattgattttagtattttacaatgatgtatgttttttttttttttgtgtgtgtctgtgtacagcataactaatcgaaataatgcttcaatttcaaacttcgggggtggtttccgatggaaaagtgaatatccttggtgcattatacaaGTCAAAAGTAAagattttccaacagttttcaaaaaaatcaagaaaaacaaaaaaaaaatcacggaAAACGAGAATTTtaacgcaaaaccagttttcgaccaaatcgatttttttattatattaaacaatttaaacaattgtttGCAACTACCATTTCGGACCTTAAACTGTCGATTGAAATATTCACAAAATCCTGaaaggaataaaaatattttgatagataactaataattttaaaccttGCTACAGATAATTAACtgatttaagaattatttcagacaataaataattttattattatattagaatttattaaatattactatatgtatctattattCTTAGTACCTTATAATGATCAAtgaagtaggtatacattgaATTTGTATAGTCcaaattacataatgaatCAATTGAATTGGCCATTAATAAACTTTCATCTGAAaatctgtattttaaattattaattacaatatccaTGATACCCATATACGCTGTAGTTTTCCAAAATGTTTCAACTGAAGTTGATTCTTCAATTTCTTCTGCTCCTGTAGTTGATGTAAGGACATAATCATGGAGATTTTTTGGTTCTCTTCGTTGTCGTTTTTATcctttttatcaaataaataaatatataagtagaaGGGAACAAATGCAGTTTAGTACCCACCcgattttttcgatttttttccccccaaaatatgtgttttaaacttaaaagcaCTGAACACAAGTCTTATTCCAAAATTCTcgcaaatcattatttttatttttttgtataatatttatataggcaaTAGGTTGTAGTTTTTGAGACTTAGATAGTCTATGACTTTTTTACcaaatgatttgaaaatattttgttctatcATCAAACGCTAATTTTCTATAactgcattttaaaattaaattatatagcaacacactatattaatcaatgtagtatatacctactaattactataatgtttgacaaaaagaaaattgtgtatagaatttatacagtaataatgttttgtataaattactaaatattggTCCCACAGTTTTGGAGGGTTAATCATCTAtaccttatattttataatgtatatgtaataactaataagtatattttatactctatatcttatcgatataataattgttatttgttacttAACATCGTTGAAATAAATGtctaaatatcataatatagtatatacacaaatatgtttacttatatacttttaaccaTGGCTGTTTGTACCgatctatttaattatatcagtTTCTTATCATTCGTGTAGTGCTGTCTTTgaatttagtgtttttttagTGCTTAATAATGTCTGCAAAAAAGCGTAAAGTTGATGATGAAAATagaacttttaagttttaacaccTCATGGAGAatgactatttatttattatttctagattattattttaataacatgacATGACTACACACAAATAGCTGACAACAATtagaatagtattttaattttatttaactattattattttttttttggaaaatatttaccgggaaaatgtttttatggtaaatattgaaattggaAAAATTGAATTGGAAAAAATTGATCGGGAAAACTGTACTTCAATCTATTGGTAGATCCCTacagagtattataataataataaagtttatacaatacatattaaaaatatatttacaaatttacaatattatgtcaatataatatattatgattgttaataactaaatagtgTATGAATAACACTACAAATTCACaaaggtactataatattagtaaattaaaaattccaaacatcaaaaatacattGCTTATTTGCTATTATTAAGATTGTTTTGTGAGTTTTGTGAGTTTTCGTGTTTGAATTGGGCAactttatattctatatctataatattataactttgatTTCATGAGTAAGTAcctaagtaaatttatttcattgataTAAGTTTCAAGTTTGTTTGTGACGAATGTCAACAGACATTCAAACATAATTCCTCTTTAAAAAGACAACATGATACAAAAACCATGATACTATAAATCAGTGGTTCTTAACCTTTTGTAGATCACGGACCCctggtgaaaaatatttagataccgTGTACCCCCTCACCAACTTTTttctaatacttttttttacatctcatgttaatatgataaatattttatattagaattcCATAAGTAGACATAACAAAGCattcacatttatatttatatcttgtCACGACGTATTAAGGCTGCCTCAGACCCCAGACATGAGTATTACGGACCCCAGAGGGCCGTGGACAACAGGTTAAGAATCaatacagtataaataaagACATACAACGGGATTTAACATAACCGTGATATTGTTGCACACacacaataaatgtaattttctaCGCACACACTTTCATATTGCTTACACTGAACTCCTTGATAATGGACCGGTGCAACATTTGCAAGATGTTAGATTAGGtgcaataggtaggtacttactttttactttttactttttaccagAAAAtcctactataattataaaaatacctcTTACCAAGTACTGCTATTTTACCATCACTGCATTCCGTGTAAAATGTAGATCGTGAAGTTATTTGGTTCagctaaaatgaaaaattgttgGAACCCTCCTTATAACTGAAAATGTCAAGAGTCCCTGCTCacataatacctacaatataattcTATCTCCCTATAACAGAGAACTCTTTGtaacatacaaaaatgttgGTCCCAGGCGTTTCCATTTTAGAGAGgttttactgtaataattagtGATAAAGATAACTAATATTACCAGTTTTATTAAGTGGTTTAAGAAtagaaatgtgtaaaatactaaaatatgttgttttgataaaatattttattgataaaagataatattgaaaaactttttatatatttttcttaagacaattatattagttaatacataatggtatagtgaaataataactttatgaaaaaatagatttaacttaaaaaatggcACAGCGtaatgtttagtttttaaagtaataagtataaaattttaaaatgtaaataaaattaataacatatattatcataaaaacatattagttatttttttttggtgtagCAACAATAACTGTTTTTACTTCGGTGTATGGTTGCAGACCATATTCAGCCATTTCTCTTCCAAGACCAGACATTTTGAAACCACCAAATGGTGCTTGTACTCCAAATACAAGGTTGCAATTAACCCTGTTTATATgaaccattttaaatttaaaatattattatattacattattaatattattattaggtattatttaaatttttatttaagtaattctCATTTATTACCAAACAGTTCCAGCTCTAAAACTCTGGACAGCTTTATTTACTGTGTCAATATTCTTTGAAAACACTGCTGCTGCCAGCCCATAGTCAGTATTGTTGGATCGGCTAATTACTTCGTCAAAATCactaaactttaatatttgttgtacaGGGccaaaaatctatataattaaaaaatgtagttattaaataataacacataaatacataaatgtatgtaggttaattaaaaatgtggtaCTTCTTCTTTTGCTATTTTCATATCATCCTTAACATCAGCAAATACAGTaggttgtataaaatatccttTGTCTCCAATTCGCGAACCACCTGTGACAAGTGTAGCTCCTTGTTTCTTTCCGCTATCAATCATGCTAAggattttgtttaattgttcTTCATCAACctgattacattttcaaaacattattcataaaatgtttgtattttacgagcatgaataaaataaaatgtaacctGTGGTCCTTGGTGTGTTTTTGGATCAAACTGATCTCCTACAATTCGTTTTTCAGCTCGTTTTGCACTTTTCTCGACAAACTCATCATATATTGATTCATGAACAAATGTTCTAGAACCAGCACAACAACATTGTCCCTAAATCATAAAGATTTGAGTTTGATACATTGCATtatgttacataattttaaaactaaccaTATTATAGAAAAGTCCATAATGAGCACTTTCTACTGCTTGATCGATGTCAGAATCACTGAAAACTATATTTGGAGATTTACCACCTAGTTCCAATGTTACTCTTTTAAGATTGCTTTTAGCAGCACCTTCAGTTATGATTTGACCAACCTAATTGaaacatattatcaaaatacagacattttaaattttaaagttattcaaTTACCTCAGTTGAACCggtaaatgcaattttatcaACACCAAGGTGATCGACAATAGCTTTGCCAGCAGTTGGACCATAACCtggaataatattaacaactcCAGGTGGAAATCCTGCTTCCTTCACAAGACTAGCAATGTATAAAGCAGTAAGAGGAGTTTGTTCAGCTGGCTTTAGAACAACAACATTCCctggtaaaatttatattaaattatatactataatgataaatatgacttttaaattagtaaataatttacccATCGCCAAAGCTGGTCCAATTTTCCAAGATAACATCAATAATGGAACATTCCAAGGGATAATTTGGCCACATACACCAACAGCTTCATGTCGTGtataagcaaaataattaCCATCAATTGGGGTAACCTTACCGTGATTTTTATCTGCCCAACCAGCATAGTAGCGTAATACAGCAATAGTTCCTGGTAGGTCATCCGATATTGCAACGCTATATGGTTTGCCATTGTCTAATGCTTCCAAGgtctatcaaaattaatttgatttcatttaaaataatacattatataaattaattaggtagtaGTTCTTACAGCTAAATAAACAGCATCTCGCTGAATTAAATCTGCCAATTTGTTGAGTAGCATGCCACGTTTTGAAGCATCCATTGTGCGCCAAGGGCTGTCCAACTTGAATGCTTCTTGTGCAGCAGCAACTGCATTGTTGATGTCCACCTATAGATCAAAGATCATTAAacggttttatataataacataaaaacaagaaaataacATGGTTAAAAATATGGAACATACAGCATCCCCTTCTTGAACTTGAGCAATTGGTTCACCAGTAGCTGGATTGAGTGTATCAAACGTCTTACCAGATGAAGATTTtacaaattcattattaataaataactttaaaaaaaaacatcaattaaatcaatatttgaaattgtgATAGTATAGGTAGGCAATAGGCATAgataataccataatattataattatattacctatataattattattatacattataataaaccatacaaactaatttaataatatacttagttttaacaaaataaattaaatattatagattactagttaatagtttatatatagcttattagttttcaaaaaaatcgggaaaaactaaaagaaaaaaagagagACGGAAAATTTTACCgatgtatataaattctatCCTAAGTTAAATTACGTTCATGCTTTGCCCCATAGCTGtggtgcaataaaaaaaaaaagataaacacTTAAATTCCTAAATATAACGAAAAACTCacaacaaaaatatgcaataaaccTATAacgtttataggtattattaaaatgattatagcttaaatcaaaattgtatatttgtatctcATTAATCATGTACATTAAGATCAAAATTGACCGATTAACCACAACTTTGAACTTATTGCATTCATGACTATTAATTCGTATCGAcgataaattgttatgtattaaaatataaatacataatagtacACATAagcattatatgtttttatttttaactaatacatttttaagtacttattttgtataaatataagctgACTAGGTAACACTTTAAAcaatcaattttcaatacaaattttccattataaatttttttttttgagtaaataatataaaattgtttatatacctttaaattaatatccaaTCATAATTCGACTACTAgctatattatgctttaatatatacagggtgatttttttatcaaacaatactcattatttccaaaagtattcatgtttttgaaaatatttttttacatagtttctaattgttaaaaaaaacaacgtttttataaaaaaattatattttttattcttttaattttttaattttttta from Aphis gossypii isolate Hap1 chromosome 1, ASM2018417v2, whole genome shotgun sequence includes these protein-coding regions:
- the LOC114123355 gene encoding aldehyde dehydrogenase, mitochondrial isoform X3, which translates into the protein MFRLMNKISGATLPVVQKCFASSVPKPIVNPPIKYTELFINNEFVKSSSGKTFDTLNPATGEPIAQVQEGDAVDINNAVAAAQEAFKLDSPWRTMDASKRGMLLNKLADLIQRDAVYLATLEALDNGKPYSVAISDDLPGTIAVLRYYAGWADKNHGKVTPIDGNYFAYTRHEAVGVCGQIIPWNVPLLMLSWKIGPALAMGNVVVLKPAEQTPLTALYIASLVKEAGFPPGVVNIIPGYGPTAGKAIVDHLGVDKIAFTGSTEVGQIITEGAAKSNLKRVTLELGGKSPNIVFSDSDIDQAVESAHYGLFYNMGQCCCAGSRTFVHESIYDEFVEKSAKRAEKRIVGDQFDPKTHQGPQVDEEQLNKILSMIDSGKKQGATLVTGGSRIGDKGYFIQPTVFADVKDDMKIAKEEIFGPVQQILKFSDFDEVISRSNNTDYGLAAAVFSKNIDTVNKAVQSFRAGTVWVNCNLVFGVQAPFGGFKMSGLGREMAEYGLQPYTEVKTVIVATPKKNN